A window of Methanolobus sediminis contains these coding sequences:
- a CDS encoding SRPBCC domain-containing protein: MHKICTDIVIETPINEVWDLLTDFDNFETWNPFITKIKGKLEIGSKLDVHLHPPGTKGVDITPVLTKIEPVNEFRWKGNLWVKGIFDGEHAFRLEELENGRTRLIQCERFKGILAPLILYVVGEKTRAGFEKMNASLKNECEKRNRQGLTQCVPSA; this comes from the coding sequence ATGCATAAGATATGTACTGATATAGTAATTGAAACTCCTATCAATGAGGTCTGGGACCTCCTGACAGATTTTGATAATTTTGAAACATGGAATCCTTTTATCACAAAAATAAAAGGTAAACTTGAGATTGGTTCTAAACTTGATGTTCACCTCCACCCTCCCGGGACAAAAGGAGTTGACATAACTCCTGTTCTTACAAAAATAGAACCTGTAAATGAATTCAGATGGAAAGGAAACCTCTGGGTAAAAGGAATCTTTGACGGAGAACATGCTTTCAGGCTTGAAGAACTTGAAAACGGTCGTACAAGGCTAATTCAATGTGAAAGGTTCAAAGGTATACTTGCTCCTCTCATACTATATGTAGTAGGTGAGAAAACCCGTGCAGGGTTTGAGAAAATGAATGCAAGTCTTAAAAATGAATGTGAAAAAAGAAACAGACAGGGGCTCACACAGTGTGTGCCCTCGGCCTGA
- a CDS encoding cobalamin B12-binding domain-containing protein → MNPTKEEIFDKAKHAVMDLDEIAVEKIAHEALEAGVSPVELIELGFVEGMKAVGDLFEEGKSQLAEIFEASHIVESGINVLRPAIMGSKNDVCLFGNLVVGM, encoded by the coding sequence ATGAACCCAACAAAGGAAGAGATCTTTGACAAGGCAAAGCATGCTGTAATGGATCTCGATGAAATTGCCGTCGAAAAGATAGCCCACGAAGCCCTGGAAGCAGGAGTTAGTCCGGTAGAACTGATAGAACTCGGATTTGTGGAAGGCATGAAAGCCGTGGGAGACCTTTTTGAGGAAGGCAAGTCACAACTTGCAGAAATATTTGAAGCATCACACATTGTAGAGTCAGGTATCAACGTACTCAGACCTGCGATCATGGGTTCTAAAAATGATGTATGCCTTTTCGGCAACCTGGTTGTCGGAATGTAA
- a CDS encoding citrate/2-methylcitrate synthase, translating to MKEMKKGLEGVVALDTKISYIDGIQGILKYRGVNIEDLADLSYDAVSYLLITGKMPDEAELSEYSRMLVENRHINGKLIEVLKDFDFGVEALDGLRTAISCTAHFDEKNNHHTPEANRNKAIRLVAKFPTIVAALHRASFGDKPIEPMNNLSHGANFLYMLSGKIPTELEAEAMEKDLILSAEHELNPSTFSLRIAASTISDMYSAVICGLCTLKGPLHGGARKGVMDMLDEIGSIDNARDYALGKLERKEKIMGFGHRVYKTLDPRARIYKDVAKRLAEENGDTSWFDMAEELEHILYHEFIEIRGKPIYPNVDFYSAVVYKYLDIPAELATSIFAMGRVSGWIAHCMEQYSDNRVIRPRAHTV from the coding sequence ATGAAAGAGATGAAAAAAGGCCTGGAAGGCGTAGTAGCTTTGGATACCAAAATTTCCTATATTGATGGTATCCAGGGAATCCTGAAGTATAGGGGTGTCAATATAGAAGATCTGGCTGATCTCTCTTATGATGCTGTTTCCTATCTGCTCATCACTGGAAAGATGCCCGATGAAGCAGAATTATCTGAATATTCCCGGATGCTTGTAGAGAATCGTCACATAAATGGAAAGCTTATCGAAGTGCTTAAGGATTTTGATTTTGGCGTAGAAGCACTGGATGGCCTGCGAACCGCTATATCCTGTACAGCACATTTTGATGAAAAGAACAATCACCATACTCCTGAAGCAAACAGGAATAAAGCCATAAGACTTGTTGCTAAATTCCCGACAATTGTTGCAGCACTGCACAGGGCAAGTTTTGGCGATAAACCTATCGAACCCATGAACAACTTATCCCATGGAGCAAACTTCCTGTACATGCTAAGTGGAAAGATTCCTACAGAACTTGAAGCTGAAGCAATGGAAAAGGACCTCATACTCAGTGCAGAGCATGAACTTAACCCTTCTACATTCTCATTAAGAATAGCTGCATCAACAATATCTGACATGTATTCCGCCGTCATATGCGGTCTTTGCACACTGAAAGGACCACTCCATGGCGGTGCCAGAAAAGGTGTAATGGATATGCTTGATGAAATAGGTAGCATCGACAATGCAAGAGATTATGCACTTGGAAAACTTGAACGCAAGGAAAAGATCATGGGATTTGGCCACCGTGTATACAAAACACTTGACCCAAGGGCAAGGATATACAAGGATGTTGCCAAAAGACTTGCAGAAGAGAATGGCGATACTTCATGGTTTGACATGGCAGAAGAACTTGAACATATCCTCTACCACGAATTCATAGAGATAAGAGGAAAACCAATTTATCCAAATGTGGATTTCTATTCCGCAGTGGTATACAAATACCTTGACATTCCTGCTGAACTGGCAACTTCCATCTTTGCAATGGGAAGGGTTTCAGGCTGGATAGCGCACTGCATGGAACAATACTCTGACAACAGAGTTATCAGGCCGAGGGCACACACTGTGTGA
- a CDS encoding ferredoxin-thioredoxin reductase catalytic domain-containing protein — protein sequence MTDLAPIMEKTHEWAAKYAKKKGFILNPDEEMLMMVIEGLSKNKHAHGKQYCPCRLRTGDEEEDRKIICPCVYHEDEIENDGNCHCSLFFKV from the coding sequence ATGACAGACCTTGCACCAATAATGGAAAAGACTCACGAATGGGCAGCAAAATACGCAAAGAAAAAAGGTTTTATTCTCAATCCTGACGAAGAAATGCTTATGATGGTCATTGAAGGTCTTTCCAAAAATAAACACGCACATGGGAAACAGTATTGTCCATGCAGGTTGAGAACAGGGGATGAAGAAGAAGACCGCAAGATCATTTGTCCATGTGTTTACCATGAGGATGAGATAGAGAACGATGGAAACTGTCACTGTTCATTGTTTTTCAAAGTCTGA
- the acnA gene encoding aconitate hydratase AcnA translates to MKCADLKDPFGSRQTINIDNKEVTFYSLKKLEEAGIANISKLPYSIRVLLEAVLRNVDGKVITEDDVKNLASWSPDGVLAVDIPFIPSRVIMQDFTGVPAVVDIAAIRSAMERLGGDPSAINPVIPADLVIDHSIQVDYYGTSYARNCNEKYEFHRNTERYELLHWAQNAFDNLKVVPPASGIIHQVNLEYLASVVHMKEKCGELVAYPDTLVGTDSHTTMINGLGVLGWGVGGIEAEAVMLGQPYYMPIPEVVGFKLTGELREGVSSTDLVLTVVQMLRKHGVVGKFVEFYGPGYKALELTERAVLANMAPEYGATMGFCPVDEVTLEYMTMTGRTAEQVDLVRNYCKKQGLFLENDAPEPEFTSTLELDISTVEPSLAGPKRPQDRIPIPEMSRAFHQTMKEVFAAKSGKIACETDADYGRWLSEGGYSVSEITHPHHTGITKIKCADDVVAVTHGSVVIASITSCTNTSSPALMIGAGLLAKKAVEKGLKVKPFVKTSLAPGSRVVTDYLEEAGLMPYLDALGFHLVGYGCLTCIGNSGPLREAVSNEIENKDLTVAAVLSGNRNFEGRINSQVKANYLASPMLVVAYALAGTVDIDLTKEPIACDPNGQPVYLKDIWPGKEELNECIRGAVTPEMFKAQYSNVYNGTELWRELDAPEGLLYDWDADSTYIQEPPFFKDFPLDVDGLADIKGAKALALLGDSITTDHISPAGSIPSSYPAGEYLIAKGVDEKNFNSYGSRRGNHEVMMRGTFGNVRLKNKLAGKEGSWTVYLPEDKEMPIYDAAMKYIDQKIPLVIVAGKEYGTGSSRDWAAKGTQLLGIKAVIAESFERIHRSNLVGMGVLPLQFKSGESAETLGLTGKETYDITGIEALKPFGELTVIAKSDDGGEKTFNVDVRLNSEIEIEYYMNGGILHKFLRDRVKGE, encoded by the coding sequence ATGAAATGTGCTGATCTTAAAGATCCTTTTGGATCCAGACAAACTATTAATATAGATAACAAAGAGGTAACATTCTATAGCTTAAAAAAGCTTGAGGAAGCAGGAATTGCCAATATTTCAAAGTTACCTTACTCTATAAGAGTACTGCTTGAAGCTGTTCTGAGAAATGTTGACGGAAAAGTAATCACAGAAGATGATGTCAAGAATCTAGCAAGCTGGAGTCCTGACGGCGTACTTGCAGTTGATATCCCATTCATTCCTTCAAGAGTAATAATGCAGGACTTCACAGGTGTACCTGCAGTAGTAGACATCGCAGCTATCAGATCTGCCATGGAAAGACTGGGAGGCGACCCATCTGCTATTAACCCTGTCATCCCTGCAGACCTTGTTATCGATCACTCCATTCAGGTTGACTATTATGGAACATCATATGCACGTAACTGCAATGAGAAATATGAGTTCCACCGCAACACTGAAAGATACGAGCTGCTTCACTGGGCACAGAACGCTTTTGACAACCTGAAGGTTGTTCCACCTGCAAGTGGTATCATCCACCAGGTCAACCTTGAGTACCTTGCATCTGTCGTTCACATGAAAGAAAAATGTGGCGAACTTGTTGCCTACCCTGATACCCTTGTCGGAACTGACTCCCACACCACCATGATCAATGGACTTGGTGTGCTTGGATGGGGAGTTGGTGGTATTGAGGCTGAAGCTGTAATGCTCGGACAGCCATATTACATGCCAATTCCTGAAGTAGTCGGATTCAAACTCACAGGAGAATTAAGAGAAGGAGTATCATCCACTGACCTTGTACTCACAGTAGTACAGATGCTCAGGAAACATGGCGTTGTCGGAAAGTTTGTGGAATTCTACGGACCAGGATACAAAGCTCTTGAACTCACCGAGAGGGCCGTACTTGCTAACATGGCACCTGAATATGGTGCAACGATGGGATTCTGTCCTGTAGATGAAGTGACACTTGAATACATGACAATGACAGGCAGAACTGCAGAACAGGTCGACCTTGTCAGGAATTACTGTAAAAAGCAGGGCCTTTTCCTTGAAAATGACGCACCTGAGCCGGAATTCACATCAACACTGGAACTTGACATCAGCACAGTAGAACCATCCCTTGCAGGACCAAAGCGACCACAGGACCGCATACCAATTCCTGAAATGTCAAGAGCATTCCACCAGACTATGAAGGAAGTATTCGCTGCAAAGAGTGGAAAAATAGCATGCGAAACTGATGCAGACTACGGACGCTGGCTCAGTGAAGGTGGTTACAGTGTTTCAGAGATCACACATCCACACCACACCGGAATTACAAAAATAAAATGTGCAGATGACGTTGTTGCTGTAACACACGGCTCAGTTGTCATTGCATCCATCACATCATGTACTAACACATCCAGCCCTGCACTCATGATCGGAGCAGGACTGCTTGCCAAGAAAGCTGTTGAAAAGGGACTTAAGGTCAAACCATTTGTCAAGACAAGCCTTGCACCAGGTTCCCGCGTAGTTACTGACTACCTTGAGGAAGCAGGTCTTATGCCATACCTCGATGCACTGGGATTCCACCTTGTAGGGTACGGATGTCTCACATGTATCGGCAACAGCGGCCCCTTAAGAGAAGCTGTTTCAAACGAAATAGAGAACAAAGACCTCACTGTTGCAGCAGTTCTCAGCGGTAACAGGAACTTTGAAGGCAGGATCAACTCACAGGTAAAAGCAAACTATCTTGCATCCCCAATGCTTGTTGTAGCATACGCACTTGCAGGAACAGTTGACATTGACCTCACAAAGGAGCCAATTGCCTGTGACCCTAACGGACAGCCAGTTTACCTGAAGGACATCTGGCCAGGTAAGGAAGAGCTTAATGAATGCATCCGTGGTGCTGTTACACCTGAGATGTTCAAAGCACAATACTCCAATGTTTACAATGGAACTGAACTCTGGAGGGAACTTGATGCTCCTGAAGGTCTGCTTTATGACTGGGATGCGGATTCCACTTACATACAGGAACCACCATTCTTCAAGGATTTCCCACTTGATGTGGACGGCCTTGCCGACATCAAAGGAGCAAAAGCACTTGCACTCCTTGGAGACAGTATCACTACCGACCACATATCACCGGCAGGATCAATTCCTTCAAGCTATCCTGCAGGAGAGTACCTTATTGCAAAGGGCGTTGATGAGAAGAACTTCAACTCATATGGTTCAAGGCGTGGAAACCACGAAGTAATGATGAGGGGAACATTTGGAAATGTACGCCTCAAGAATAAGCTTGCTGGTAAGGAAGGTTCATGGACAGTTTACCTCCCTGAAGACAAGGAAATGCCAATCTATGACGCTGCAATGAAGTACATTGACCAGAAGATCCCACTGGTAATTGTAGCAGGAAAGGAATACGGTACCGGAAGTTCACGTGACTGGGCAGCAAAGGGAACACAGCTTCTTGGAATTAAAGCTGTTATTGCAGAATCCTTTGAGAGGATCCACCGCAGCAACCTTGTAGGTATGGGTGTATTGCCACTTCAGTTTAAGAGTGGAGAATCTGCAGAAACACTCGGACTTACCGGAAAAGAGACATATGACATAACCGGAATTGAAGCACTCAAGCCATTCGGAGAACTTACTGTTATAGCAAAGTCCGATGATGGTGGAGAAAAGACCTTCAATGTGGATGTCCGTCTTAACTCCGAAATTGAGATCGAATACTATATGAATGGAGGAATTCTGCATAAGTTCCTCAGAGACAGAGTAAAGGGTGAATGA
- a CDS encoding (Fe-S)-binding protein, with the protein MANVMEIYQLLPKTNCKECGKSTCMAFAVDLLARKVSVDDCPPLANDAKYKAGYDKLSEMIAPVSGVTDTGLIVHEDKCIGCGNCVVACPVNVANDPLGAGSGKAPTSDKVIFKVEDGIVKARNVQECRRFGENRILCVACIDTCPTKAIEFV; encoded by the coding sequence ATGGCAAATGTAATGGAAATATACCAGCTGCTTCCAAAAACGAATTGTAAGGAATGTGGAAAAAGTACATGCATGGCATTTGCGGTGGATCTGCTGGCACGCAAGGTCAGTGTAGATGATTGTCCTCCTCTTGCAAATGATGCTAAGTACAAGGCAGGTTACGATAAGCTTTCAGAGATGATTGCTCCTGTAAGTGGTGTAACCGATACAGGTCTTATCGTTCATGAGGACAAATGCATAGGATGCGGAAACTGTGTTGTTGCATGTCCTGTGAATGTAGCCAACGACCCGCTGGGAGCTGGCAGTGGAAAAGCACCGACATCTGATAAAGTAATCTTCAAGGTTGAAGATGGTATTGTTAAAGCCCGCAATGTCCAGGAGTGTCGTCGTTTTGGTGAGAACAGGATTCTCTGTGTTGCCTGCATAGATACATGTCCTACTAAGGCCATTGAGTTCGTATGA
- a CDS encoding formylmethanofuran dehydrogenase subunit B, producing MSEYYVCTGCALLCDDIEVETENGKMKTVHAACRKGVARMKGCSDPLECTVDGEKADVDSAIAKAAEILGKAENPLIFGHGNSSSEAQKLSIGLAKKIGAYLDDTSSFCQGPIIEAILQEKLKTCTLDDIRHKADVIIFWGADPSNSHPRHLSRYSYFPRGKERQRGWEEDRTAICVDVRKSETAVICGDNRFYQIPMGGDAEFMDALVSALSSKVPKTSFGFDAKRILELANVLKKAKFGVICVGLGLIYSLEDLEPLFRLMDKLNEVSNFNLMPMVGQYNMRGFNQNLYEETGFINRTKFSSEAGEAEHGSEFSVVETLRNKTVDAALILGSDPLSSLPLSVSRYLAEIPMIAIDPCRNLTSSKAKVTIPCAFGGVQSGGTAVRMDGVEVELKKILDTENLTDAEILRKITEAI from the coding sequence TTGAGTGAATATTATGTTTGTACAGGCTGTGCGCTTCTCTGTGATGACATAGAAGTTGAAACAGAAAATGGCAAAATGAAAACTGTTCATGCTGCATGTCGTAAAGGCGTTGCACGCATGAAAGGTTGCAGTGACCCTCTGGAATGCACTGTGGATGGTGAAAAAGCCGATGTGGATTCTGCAATTGCAAAAGCCGCTGAGATTCTTGGGAAAGCAGAGAATCCTTTGATCTTCGGTCATGGAAACTCAAGTTCAGAAGCTCAGAAACTGTCCATCGGTCTTGCAAAAAAGATCGGTGCATATCTTGATGATACTTCATCTTTTTGCCAGGGCCCGATAATAGAGGCAATACTTCAGGAAAAACTCAAAACATGCACACTGGATGATATCAGACACAAAGCTGATGTAATCATATTCTGGGGTGCAGATCCTTCAAATTCGCATCCTCGTCACCTTTCGCGATATTCATATTTCCCAAGAGGTAAGGAACGCCAGAGGGGATGGGAAGAGGACAGGACCGCTATTTGTGTTGATGTCAGGAAATCCGAGACTGCAGTAATCTGTGGTGATAACCGTTTCTACCAGATACCGATGGGTGGTGATGCAGAGTTTATGGATGCACTTGTAAGTGCTCTATCCAGTAAGGTCCCAAAGACATCTTTCGGATTTGATGCAAAGAGAATACTTGAACTTGCTAATGTGCTGAAAAAGGCAAAGTTTGGTGTGATTTGTGTCGGACTTGGACTCATATATTCACTGGAAGATCTTGAACCTCTTTTCAGATTAATGGATAAACTCAACGAAGTTTCAAATTTCAATCTCATGCCAATGGTTGGTCAGTATAATATGAGAGGTTTTAACCAGAATCTTTACGAGGAGACAGGATTTATCAATCGTACAAAATTCAGTTCAGAAGCAGGTGAAGCAGAACATGGATCAGAGTTTTCCGTTGTTGAAACTCTCAGGAATAAAACCGTTGATGCTGCACTTATCTTAGGCTCAGATCCACTATCAAGTCTTCCATTGTCGGTTTCACGATATCTTGCAGAGATTCCGATGATTGCAATTGATCCATGCAGGAATCTCACATCTTCAAAGGCAAAAGTAACGATTCCTTGTGCTTTTGGAGGTGTACAGTCAGGTGGAACTGCAGTTCGTATGGATGGTGTTGAGGTCGAGCTTAAAAAGATACTTGATACTGAAAATCTCACGGATGCTGAGATTCTCAGGAAAATCACGGAGGCGATCTGA
- a CDS encoding molybdopterin dinucleotide binding domain-containing protein, with amino-acid sequence MGFGQFLAAPEIKLKVVTYRDVFQNTAQETSRFGEEYEKSSAVIKLDPKDIAKLAIKDGDTVIIKNSSGRVVVTALKSDYEESHTGIAYMVNSPWSNSLVPDETGGTGVPKFKNFEVTVQGAKGEKVTGISEIF; translated from the coding sequence ATGGGATTCGGACAATTCCTTGCTGCACCAGAAATAAAACTGAAGGTCGTTACGTATAGAGATGTGTTCCAGAATACTGCACAGGAAACATCCCGTTTTGGAGAGGAATACGAGAAGTCTTCAGCTGTTATTAAACTGGATCCTAAGGACATTGCAAAACTTGCTATCAAAGATGGGGATACTGTTATTATTAAGAACAGCTCGGGAAGAGTTGTTGTCACAGCTCTGAAGTCTGATTATGAAGAGTCACACACAGGGATTGCTTACATGGTCAACAGTCCATGGTCAAATTCTCTTGTACCTGATGAAACCGGAGGCACCGGAGTTCCGAAGTTCAAGAATTTTGAAGTTACAGTTCAAGGTGCCAAGGGAGAAAAGGTTACCGGAATCAGTGAGATATTCTGA
- a CDS encoding diacylglycerol/polyprenol kinase family protein, translated as MTGISFANEVMRKGVHFTSILIVLVYAFMGKQACQVLLITYLVLILSIEHLRLDRGFKLPVLHVVLRQKEKAAIGSYVYFTIGALIVVSVFSKNIAFAAILMTTFGDMSAALIGKRFGRIRISNGKSLEGCVAEFVVDFTIAVLLLENPFISLLMAFTATYVETTFVKIDDNLVIPIFSASIAELAFLILPMLL; from the coding sequence ATGACCGGCATTTCTTTTGCAAATGAAGTGATGAGAAAAGGAGTTCACTTTACGTCAATACTCATAGTGCTTGTTTATGCATTTATGGGAAAGCAGGCGTGTCAGGTACTTTTAATAACATATCTTGTGCTGATACTGAGCATCGAACACCTAAGACTTGACAGGGGATTCAAACTCCCTGTTTTGCATGTTGTTTTGCGCCAGAAAGAAAAAGCTGCTATCGGTTCATATGTCTATTTCACGATAGGTGCATTGATTGTAGTTTCTGTTTTCAGCAAAAATATAGCCTTTGCAGCTATTCTTATGACAACATTTGGGGACATGAGTGCCGCACTTATCGGAAAGAGATTTGGAAGGATAAGAATCAGTAATGGTAAAAGTCTTGAGGGTTGCGTAGCTGAATTTGTAGTAGATTTCACAATAGCTGTTCTGTTACTTGAAAATCCTTTTATTTCACTTCTTATGGCATTTACTGCAACCTATGTTGAAACCACATTTGTGAAGATAGACGATAACCTGGTTATCCCCATATTCTCCGCTTCCATTGCAGAACTTGCATTTCTGATATTGCCAATGTTATTATAA